One Sphaerisporangium krabiense DNA segment encodes these proteins:
- a CDS encoding PhoX family protein, with protein MANPSPRRTLPLISVPRTGGRDAMTCRFRCGDACAHEVPNSSENPYFQDILTDVLSRRGALRAGALGALVATAGVTGAVAAVPALADPGDPAPDAQTFGGGHERGGLRFTPVAPNSADALTVADGYASAVVVRWGDPVLPDAPAFDFDNQTAAAQARQFGYNCDFVTFFPLGRERGLLWVNHEYTDENLMFRGWTSGDTVPLEQIKIGLAAHGGSVVEIEREGRTGQWKLVTRGRRRYNRRVTAQTPIRISGPAAGSPLLRTAADPRGVTAYGTLNNCAGGTTPWRTVLTGEENWNQYFVGGNGVPEAQKPYLTRYGVSTTVAIPAGNRRFDRVEERFDLAKHPNEINRFGWVVEVDPFDPDARPVKRTALGRFAHEGATTTLTRDGRVAVYMGDDGRFEYIYKFVSDDRYIPGFDRHNRDLLDEGTLHVAVFTGDSPAAEIDGTGKLPADGGFDGTGKWVPLVSGKKSFVDGMTAEEVLVYTRVAADKAGATKMDRPEDIERNPVNGAIYAALTNNTNRTAANADEANPRASNRHGHILEIAEDRNDAGARTFRWALPLVCGDPNDPGTYFAGYDKTKVSPISCPDNVTFDAEGNLWIATDGNALGKNDGLFAVPLAGPERGHVRQFLTVPYGAETCGPLISPDQLSVFVAVQHPGEITGATPDNPASHWPDGGTTQPRPSVAVAWHKQGKKIGS; from the coding sequence GTGGCGAATCCCTCGCCGCGCAGAACGCTGCCGTTGATCTCCGTCCCCCGCACGGGCGGGCGGGACGCGATGACATGCCGGTTCCGGTGTGGCGACGCCTGCGCGCACGAAGTGCCGAACAGCAGTGAGAATCCCTATTTCCAGGACATCCTGACCGACGTGCTGTCGCGCAGGGGCGCGCTGCGGGCCGGCGCCCTCGGCGCCCTGGTCGCGACCGCCGGCGTCACCGGAGCCGTGGCCGCCGTCCCCGCCCTCGCCGACCCCGGAGACCCCGCCCCCGACGCCCAGACCTTCGGCGGGGGCCACGAGAGGGGCGGCCTGCGGTTCACGCCCGTCGCGCCCAACTCCGCCGACGCCCTCACCGTCGCCGACGGCTACGCCTCCGCGGTCGTCGTCCGCTGGGGCGACCCCGTCCTCCCCGACGCCCCGGCGTTCGACTTCGACAACCAGACCGCGGCCGCGCAGGCCAGGCAGTTCGGCTACAACTGCGACTTCGTCACCTTCTTCCCGCTCGGCCGCGAGCGCGGCCTGCTGTGGGTCAACCACGAGTACACCGACGAGAACCTCATGTTCCGCGGCTGGACCAGCGGCGACACCGTCCCCCTGGAGCAGATCAAGATCGGCCTCGCCGCGCACGGCGGGTCCGTCGTCGAGATCGAGCGCGAGGGCCGCACCGGGCAGTGGAAGCTCGTCACCCGCGGCCGCCGCCGCTACAACCGGCGCGTCACCGCCCAGACCCCGATCCGGATCTCCGGCCCGGCCGCCGGCTCGCCCCTGCTGCGCACCGCCGCCGACCCGCGCGGCGTCACCGCGTACGGCACGCTCAACAACTGCGCGGGCGGCACCACCCCGTGGCGCACCGTGCTCACCGGCGAGGAGAACTGGAACCAGTACTTCGTCGGCGGCAACGGCGTCCCCGAGGCCCAGAAGCCCTACCTCACGCGCTACGGCGTCAGCACGACCGTCGCCATCCCCGCCGGCAACCGGCGCTTCGACCGCGTCGAGGAGCGCTTCGACCTCGCCAAGCACCCCAACGAGATCAACCGGTTCGGGTGGGTCGTCGAAGTCGACCCGTTCGACCCCGACGCGCGCCCCGTCAAGCGCACCGCGCTCGGCCGCTTCGCCCACGAGGGCGCCACCACCACCCTCACCCGGGACGGCCGGGTCGCCGTCTACATGGGCGACGACGGGCGGTTCGAGTACATCTACAAGTTCGTGTCGGACGACCGCTACATCCCCGGCTTCGACCGGCACAACCGCGACCTTCTCGACGAGGGCACGCTGCACGTGGCCGTGTTCACCGGCGACAGCCCGGCCGCCGAGATCGACGGCACCGGCAAGCTCCCCGCCGACGGCGGCTTCGACGGCACCGGCAAGTGGGTGCCCCTGGTCAGCGGCAAGAAGTCCTTCGTGGACGGCATGACCGCCGAAGAGGTCCTCGTCTACACCCGCGTCGCCGCCGACAAGGCCGGCGCCACCAAGATGGACCGCCCCGAGGACATCGAGCGCAACCCCGTCAACGGCGCCATCTACGCGGCCCTGACCAACAACACCAACCGGACCGCCGCCAACGCCGACGAGGCCAACCCGCGCGCCTCCAACCGCCACGGCCACATCCTGGAGATCGCCGAGGACCGGAACGACGCGGGCGCCAGGACCTTCCGCTGGGCCCTGCCCCTGGTCTGCGGCGACCCCAACGACCCCGGGACGTACTTCGCCGGGTACGACAAGACGAAGGTCTCCCCGATCTCCTGCCCCGACAACGTCACCTTCGACGCCGAGGGCAACCTGTGGATCGCCACGGACGGCAACGCCCTCGGCAAGAACGACGGCCTGTTCGCCGTCCCGCTCGCCGGCCCCGAGCGCGGCCACGTCCGCCAGTTCCTCACCGTCCCCTACGGCGCCGAGACCTGCGGCCCCCTCATCAGCCCCGACCAACTGAGCGTCTTCGTCGCCGTCCAACACCCCGGCGAGATCACCGGCGCCACCCCCGACAACCCCGCCAGCCACTGGCCCGACGGCGGCACCACCCAGCCCCGCCCCTCCGTAGCCGTCGCCTGGCACAAGCAGGGCAAAAAGATCGGCTCCTGA
- a CDS encoding TetR/AcrR family transcriptional regulator, with amino-acid sequence MDRRREELLAAALELFSKYDAEDVSIDDVAAAAGASRALVYHYFGGKQELYVAALRSAAVELEARLRPSGDGAVIEELRAGLARYFDFVEDHAAGFAALLRGGPANRAGEVGEIIEGVRRRLVKMIMGRMRVDDPSPALRVTLRSWIACVETAGLDWLESRDVDRGVLERLLVEQMVALLGVAARHDGRVEGLVADFGR; translated from the coding sequence GTGGACCGCCGTCGCGAGGAGTTGTTGGCCGCGGCGCTGGAACTCTTCAGCAAGTACGACGCCGAGGACGTCTCGATCGACGACGTCGCCGCGGCGGCGGGCGCGTCCCGGGCGCTGGTGTACCACTACTTCGGGGGAAAGCAGGAGCTGTACGTCGCCGCCCTGCGCAGCGCGGCGGTGGAGCTGGAGGCGCGGCTCCGTCCGTCCGGGGACGGCGCGGTGATCGAGGAGCTGCGGGCGGGCCTCGCCCGGTACTTCGACTTCGTGGAGGACCACGCGGCGGGGTTCGCGGCCCTGCTGCGCGGCGGCCCGGCCAACCGCGCCGGCGAGGTCGGAGAGATCATCGAGGGCGTCCGGCGGCGCCTCGTCAAGATGATCATGGGGCGGATGCGCGTCGACGACCCGAGCCCGGCGCTGCGTGTCACGCTGAGGTCCTGGATCGCGTGCGTCGAGACGGCGGGCCTGGACTGGCTGGAGAGCCGCGACGTGGACCGCGGGGTGCTGGAGCGCCTGCTGGTGGAACAGATGGTGGCCCTGCTCGGCGTGGCGGCCCGCCATGACGGGCGTGTCGAGGGGCTGGTCGCCGACTTCGGACGGTGA
- the bldC gene encoding developmental transcriptional regulator BldC yields MSARTPEAEPLLTPAEVATMFRVDPKTVTRWAKAGKLTSIRTLGGHRRYRETEVRALLAGIPQQRSE; encoded by the coding sequence ATGTCAGCTCGTACACCCGAGGCCGAGCCACTGCTCACCCCGGCGGAGGTCGCCACCATGTTCCGCGTCGACCCCAAGACCGTTACTCGGTGGGCGAAGGCGGGCAAGTTGACGTCCATCCGCACCCTTGGCGGTCACCGGCGGTACCGGGAGACCGAGGTCCGTGCGCTGCTCGCGGGCATCCCGCAGCAGCGTTCGGAGTGA
- a CDS encoding HD domain-containing protein codes for MPDELTRLMCFLYEIGLLKRYKRTGWLVAGVRDPESIADHSFRAAMIAVVITALEGGNVERAALLSLLHDTQETRITDIPYVGKRYLKTTPNEVVTEDQLRGVPEQVRAIIGAVVGEYEEKESIEAICARDADKLECLMQAIEYREQGNQNTQPWIDSSLAALKTPSAKRLAEEALRTGSIEWVTRILDTDGSA; via the coding sequence ATGCCTGACGAGCTGACCAGGCTCATGTGCTTCCTGTACGAAATCGGCCTGCTCAAGCGCTACAAGCGCACGGGGTGGCTGGTCGCCGGGGTGCGAGATCCGGAGAGCATCGCTGACCACTCCTTTCGGGCCGCGATGATCGCGGTGGTCATCACCGCTCTCGAAGGAGGCAACGTAGAACGTGCGGCACTCCTGAGTCTCCTGCACGATACTCAGGAGACACGGATTACCGACATTCCCTACGTCGGCAAGCGCTACCTGAAGACGACACCGAATGAAGTGGTCACGGAAGACCAGTTGAGAGGTGTTCCGGAGCAGGTGAGGGCGATCATCGGCGCGGTGGTCGGCGAATACGAAGAGAAGGAGAGCATTGAGGCCATCTGTGCACGCGACGCCGACAAACTTGAGTGTTTGATGCAGGCCATTGAGTACAGAGAACAGGGAAATCAGAACACCCAACCCTGGATCGACAGCTCTCTGGCCGCTCTCAAAACCCCATCCGCCAAGCGCCTTGCCGAAGAGGCGCTACGTACAGGCTCTATCGAGTGGGTGACTCGCATCCTGGACACAGACGGGAGTGCCTGA
- a CDS encoding sterol carrier family protein, which produces MPARKIDPERIRAALDSQLAELGEHPYDGPPQAAPDAAVQVILGLYARGLRPEKDLARLAVRASLDRLADKAPGRTVEVRVPPYAAVQCVPGPRHTRGTPPNVVETDPRTWLELATGRLTWDDAMEAGKISASGTRADLSEYLPL; this is translated from the coding sequence GTGCCCGCACGCAAGATCGACCCCGAACGCATCCGCGCCGCGCTGGACTCCCAGCTCGCCGAGCTGGGCGAGCACCCCTACGACGGCCCTCCCCAGGCCGCCCCCGACGCCGCCGTCCAGGTGATCCTCGGACTCTACGCGCGCGGGCTGCGCCCGGAGAAGGATCTCGCGCGACTCGCCGTACGGGCGTCGCTGGACCGGCTGGCCGACAAGGCGCCCGGGCGTACGGTCGAGGTGCGCGTGCCGCCGTACGCGGCGGTGCAGTGCGTGCCCGGCCCCCGGCATACGCGGGGCACTCCCCCGAACGTCGTCGAGACCGATCCCCGTACGTGGCTGGAGCTGGCGACGGGCCGTCTCACCTGGGACGACGCCATGGAGGCCGGGAAGATCAGCGCGAGCGGCACCCGCGCCGACCTGTCCGAGTACCTCCCCTTGTGA
- a CDS encoding helix-turn-helix domain-containing protein — MLKVIRESIGLTQESLAEQLMIDVTKIQGWESGRRPLMAVSVSNYLSLRHSLLRLGVGYRLLAELDNALEADRLIGYVLSVEPKKDDLQKHPLACWVITRPFTDLVAWPFTKTAPMPVAERIRSIGRRGPVSVAPFLPSDERAQFFERLKMAAELADVDKISGMLLRRQAHYVAAFDDGCDTAEWVAGMQRAEECRIARVRDWTPSWAVVRSGAHTMARLGDRTVLQHFIRTRLADDVCESANLNYWAYWLGEVGEQQPADTFMVEMRLNAWRGVTLLRHLIGKLYSENPYVDVVIHTLWALIMLRPSTLDLQAATELNQAAGRVLDEAVVSPQSQREITEIMYVLRVIDSN, encoded by the coding sequence GTGCTCAAGGTCATCCGTGAATCGATCGGACTAACTCAGGAAAGTCTGGCTGAGCAGCTGATGATAGATGTCACCAAGATTCAGGGATGGGAGTCCGGCCGCCGACCGCTAATGGCGGTATCTGTGAGCAACTATCTCTCGCTGCGGCATTCCCTTCTCCGGCTTGGCGTTGGCTACCGTTTGCTGGCAGAACTTGACAACGCGCTCGAAGCGGACAGGCTCATCGGTTACGTGCTCAGCGTCGAGCCCAAGAAGGATGATCTCCAGAAGCATCCACTGGCCTGTTGGGTGATCACACGTCCATTTACCGATCTTGTCGCGTGGCCATTCACCAAGACGGCTCCGATGCCTGTAGCCGAGCGGATCAGAAGTATTGGTCGCCGTGGCCCCGTATCTGTAGCACCGTTCCTTCCCTCGGATGAGCGAGCTCAGTTTTTCGAGCGCCTCAAGATGGCGGCTGAGCTCGCTGATGTCGACAAGATAAGCGGGATGCTTCTACGTCGTCAGGCGCACTATGTGGCCGCCTTCGATGATGGGTGTGACACCGCCGAGTGGGTTGCGGGTATGCAACGTGCGGAGGAGTGCAGGATTGCACGCGTACGCGATTGGACGCCCTCTTGGGCGGTCGTTCGTTCCGGCGCTCACACCATGGCAAGGCTTGGAGATCGGACGGTTCTGCAGCATTTCATCCGCACGCGTCTGGCCGATGACGTCTGTGAATCGGCGAACCTGAACTACTGGGCTTACTGGCTCGGCGAGGTCGGCGAGCAGCAGCCGGCGGATACTTTTATGGTAGAGATGCGTCTGAACGCATGGCGCGGAGTCACGCTACTGCGACATTTGATCGGGAAGCTGTACTCTGAGAATCCCTACGTTGACGTAGTCATCCACACACTGTGGGCACTGATCATGCTTCGCCCCTCCACACTTGATCTCCAAGCCGCAACCGAGTTGAATCAAGCCGCCGGTCGCGTGCTGGACGAAGCTGTGGTGTCGCCGCAGTCGCAACGGGAGATTACAGAGATCATGTACGTGCTACGCGTGATCGATAGCAACTGA
- a CDS encoding LacI family DNA-binding transcriptional regulator, translating to MSGPSIQTTARYRSEVGPAEHVLGDAHGPRPRPTIRNVAERAGVSKSLVSLVLRGSPHVSEHRREAVLQAARELGYRPNAVARSLVEGRTHLVGALVADLHNPFYAEFLDGLQESLHGDGLRLLIGSGRWDPAFEEEAVEAFLELRVDGLVLLGVAPSSETLAEAAAYTPTVVVGERDVELESVDIVVDDDQLGARLAVDHLVELGHRRIAHIEGTPSSSARFRCDGYLMAMRRHGLAPHIMVEHGDFTEEGGRRAARALLERDPRPTAIFAANDVVALGVLVAASELGLRVPEDLSVVGYDNTHLAAVHHISLTSLDQPRRAMGRSAAALLSDRIGDPAKVGRLRQVTPKLVVRHSTGPAPSDPQG from the coding sequence ATGTCAGGACCGTCCATCCAGACGACCGCCCGGTACCGATCCGAGGTCGGCCCGGCCGAGCACGTGCTCGGCGACGCGCACGGACCGCGTCCCCGGCCGACGATTCGGAACGTTGCAGAACGCGCGGGCGTCTCAAAGTCGCTGGTGTCCTTGGTGCTGCGAGGGTCCCCGCACGTCAGCGAACACCGCCGCGAAGCGGTGCTCCAGGCGGCGAGGGAGCTCGGCTACCGGCCCAACGCGGTGGCGCGCAGCCTGGTCGAAGGCCGCACCCACCTGGTCGGGGCGCTGGTCGCCGACCTGCACAACCCTTTCTACGCCGAGTTCCTGGACGGACTCCAGGAGAGCCTGCACGGTGACGGGCTGCGGCTGCTGATCGGGAGCGGGCGCTGGGACCCCGCGTTCGAGGAGGAGGCCGTCGAGGCCTTCCTGGAGCTCCGGGTCGACGGCCTCGTGCTGCTCGGCGTGGCCCCCTCCAGCGAGACGCTGGCCGAGGCCGCCGCCTACACCCCCACGGTGGTGGTCGGGGAGCGCGACGTCGAGCTGGAGAGCGTGGACATCGTCGTGGACGACGACCAGCTCGGCGCCAGGCTCGCGGTCGACCACCTGGTCGAGCTCGGGCACCGGCGCATCGCCCACATCGAGGGCACGCCCTCGTCCTCGGCGCGGTTCCGCTGCGACGGATACCTGATGGCGATGCGCAGGCACGGGCTGGCGCCGCACATCATGGTCGAGCACGGCGACTTCACCGAAGAAGGCGGCAGGCGGGCGGCACGCGCGCTGTTGGAACGTGACCCCCGGCCCACGGCGATCTTCGCGGCCAACGACGTCGTCGCCCTCGGGGTGCTCGTGGCGGCGAGCGAGCTCGGACTGCGCGTCCCCGAGGACCTGTCGGTGGTGGGGTACGACAACACGCACCTTGCCGCCGTCCACCACATCTCGCTGACCAGCCTCGACCAGCCCCGCAGGGCCATGGGGCGGTCGGCGGCGGCGCTGCTGAGCGACCGCATCGGCGACCCCGCGAAGGTGGGCAGATTACGGCAGGTCACACCAAAGCTGGTCGTGCGGCACAGCACCGGCCCGGCTCCAAGTGATCCCCAAGGGTAG
- the purF gene encoding amidophosphoribosyltransferase, translating to MLKGDGRLGHDLDPQDHAPRDACGVFGVWAPGEDVSKLTYYGLYALQHRGQESAGIAVSEGSRILVYKDMGLVAQVFDESVLGTLRGHLAIGHCRYSTTGSSVWENAQPTLSSSDGGGLALAHNGNLINTPELMARLPAGTIRATTDTEVLTSLLARDPGTSIEDAAADLFPKVKGAYSLVFMDEKTLYAARDPQGIRPLVLGRLERGWVVASETAALDIVGATFLREIEPGELLRIDERGVRSRRFALAEPKGCLFEYVYLARPDTTIAGRGVQATRVEVGRRLAREHPIEGDLVIPTPESGTPAAIGYAEESGIPYGQGLVKNSYVGRTFIQPSQTIRQLGIRLKLNPLREVIAGKRLIVVDDSIVRGNTQRAIVKMLREAGATEVHVRISSPPVSWPCFYGIDFATKAELIAGSKEVEEIRESIGADSLGFISLEGLTEATTLPADRLCRACFNGTYPIPIDRDNVGKFVLEAKA from the coding sequence GTGCTAAAGGGCGACGGCCGGCTCGGACATGACCTTGACCCTCAAGACCACGCACCGCGGGACGCCTGCGGAGTGTTCGGAGTGTGGGCCCCTGGGGAGGATGTCTCCAAGCTCACCTACTACGGGCTGTACGCGCTGCAGCACCGCGGACAGGAGTCCGCGGGCATCGCGGTCAGCGAAGGCAGCAGAATCCTCGTCTACAAGGACATGGGCCTGGTGGCCCAGGTCTTCGACGAGTCAGTGCTCGGCACGCTGCGCGGGCACCTGGCGATCGGGCACTGCCGTTACTCCACCACGGGGTCCAGTGTGTGGGAGAACGCGCAGCCGACGCTGAGCTCCAGTGACGGCGGCGGGCTGGCGCTCGCCCACAACGGCAACCTGATCAACACCCCGGAGCTGATGGCCCGCCTCCCCGCGGGCACCATCCGGGCGACCACCGACACCGAGGTGCTCACCTCCCTGCTCGCCCGCGACCCCGGCACGTCCATCGAGGACGCCGCGGCCGACCTGTTCCCCAAGGTCAAGGGCGCCTACTCCCTGGTCTTCATGGACGAGAAGACCTTGTACGCCGCCCGTGACCCGCAGGGCATCCGCCCGCTGGTCCTCGGCCGGCTGGAGCGGGGCTGGGTGGTGGCCTCCGAGACCGCGGCGCTGGACATCGTGGGCGCCACGTTCCTGCGCGAGATCGAACCGGGCGAGCTGCTCAGGATCGACGAGCGGGGCGTGCGTTCCCGCCGGTTCGCGCTGGCCGAGCCGAAGGGCTGCCTGTTCGAGTACGTCTACCTGGCCCGCCCCGACACCACGATCGCGGGGCGCGGCGTGCAGGCCACCCGGGTGGAGGTGGGCCGCAGGCTGGCCCGCGAACACCCGATCGAGGGCGACCTCGTGATCCCGACCCCGGAGTCCGGGACGCCCGCCGCGATCGGCTACGCCGAGGAGAGCGGCATCCCCTACGGCCAGGGGCTGGTCAAGAACTCCTACGTCGGCCGCACGTTCATCCAGCCGTCGCAGACGATCCGCCAGCTCGGCATCCGACTCAAGCTGAACCCGCTGCGCGAGGTGATCGCGGGCAAGCGCCTGATCGTCGTGGACGACTCGATCGTGCGCGGCAACACCCAGCGGGCGATCGTCAAGATGCTCCGCGAGGCCGGGGCGACCGAGGTGCACGTGCGCATCTCCTCGCCGCCGGTGTCGTGGCCGTGCTTCTACGGCATCGACTTCGCCACCAAGGCGGAGCTGATCGCCGGGTCGAAGGAGGTCGAAGAGATCCGCGAGTCCATCGGCGCCGACAGCCTCGGCTTCATCTCGCTGGAGGGGCTCACCGAGGCGACCACGCTGCCGGCCGACCGCCTGTGCCGGGCCTGTTTCAACGGCACGTATCCGATCCCGATCGACCGCGACAACGTGGGCAAGTTCGTCCTCGAGGCCAAGGCGTGA
- a CDS encoding DUF4190 domain-containing protein: MTTSGDPNDSRGWDDPQGRQDGGGSTSGGRPPSDQPPHGQEGRPPGGEPYGQTPGGGPPYGQTPGGGPPYGQTPGGGPPYGWPPPGEGPPGGQPPPYGPPPYGAGYGQPPSARGGLGTAALVLGIVSLFLLLICGLGVLTAIVAIILGIIAVARNANRGRGIAGIVLGVLTIVLAIIGFTWFYSNFEECFGLPTQAEAQQCVERKLGVNVRSPSP, translated from the coding sequence GTGACGACATCTGGCGATCCGAACGACTCCCGCGGGTGGGACGACCCGCAAGGCCGCCAGGACGGGGGCGGATCCACCTCCGGCGGCCGTCCCCCGAGTGACCAGCCCCCGCACGGCCAGGAGGGGCGGCCGCCCGGCGGTGAGCCGTACGGCCAGACGCCCGGCGGCGGGCCCCCGTACGGCCAGACGCCCGGCGGTGGACCCCCGTATGGTCAGACGCCCGGCGGCGGACCCCCGTACGGCTGGCCGCCCCCAGGGGAGGGCCCTCCCGGCGGTCAGCCGCCTCCGTACGGCCCGCCCCCCTACGGCGCCGGCTACGGGCAGCCGCCGAGCGCCCGGGGCGGGCTCGGCACCGCGGCGCTGGTGCTCGGCATCGTCAGCCTGTTCCTGCTGCTCATCTGCGGCCTCGGCGTGCTCACGGCGATCGTCGCCATCATCCTCGGCATCATCGCCGTGGCGCGGAACGCCAACAGGGGGCGCGGCATCGCCGGCATCGTCCTCGGGGTGTTGACGATCGTCCTGGCGATCATCGGGTTCACCTGGTTCTACAGCAACTTCGAGGAGTGTTTCGGCCTGCCGACACAGGCCGAGGCCCAGCAGTGCGTGGAACGCAAGCTCGGAGTGAACGTCCGGTCACCCTCCCCGTGA
- a CDS encoding DUF3073 domain-containing protein: MGRGRAKAKQVKVARQLKYNSGGTDLDRLREELGVNHDSNRHDVDAVDDELADRYADYADIDDDEEDDRSRRR, encoded by the coding sequence ATGGGGCGCGGCCGAGCCAAGGCCAAGCAGGTGAAGGTTGCTCGCCAGCTCAAGTACAACAGTGGCGGCACCGATCTTGACCGTCTTCGCGAGGAGCTCGGAGTCAATCACGACTCCAACCGACACGATGTGGACGCCGTCGACGATGAACTGGCCGATCGGTACGCCGATTACGCCGACATCGACGACGACGAAGAGGACGACAGGTCTCGTCGCCGGTAG
- a CDS encoding Leu/Phe/Val dehydrogenase encodes MTDVFGPSHQDTGPSIGQARHEQVVFCSDERSGLRAIIAIYNTALGPGLGGTRFYPYENEQTALADVLNLSRAMAYKNALAGLDLGGGKAVIIGDPAKDKSEALLRAYGRFIQSLGGRYYTACDVGTYSEDMDVIARETSYVTGRTPAHGGAGDSSICTAFGVFQGMRASARHVYGSPTLRGRRVGVEGVGKVGYRLVDHLLADGAEVVICDVNAEAVERVLQAHPGVEVVADTAAMKRADIDVYAPCALGGVLDDEAVTTLRAKIVCGGANNQLAHPGVEKQLDERGILYAPDYVVNSGGVIQVSDEIEGFNMDRARAKATQIFDTTLKIFSIAEEEGVPPAAAADRLAERRMSEVGRLRGIWLGR; translated from the coding sequence GTGACCGACGTCTTCGGGCCGTCCCACCAGGACACGGGCCCCTCGATCGGACAGGCGAGACACGAGCAGGTCGTATTCTGCTCCGACGAGCGCAGCGGCCTGCGCGCGATCATCGCCATCTACAACACCGCCCTCGGCCCCGGGCTCGGGGGCACCCGCTTCTACCCCTACGAGAACGAGCAGACGGCCCTCGCCGACGTGCTCAACCTCTCGCGGGCGATGGCGTACAAGAACGCGCTGGCCGGGCTGGACCTCGGCGGCGGGAAAGCCGTGATCATCGGGGACCCGGCCAAGGACAAGAGCGAGGCGCTCCTGCGCGCCTACGGCCGCTTCATCCAGTCCCTCGGCGGCCGGTACTACACCGCCTGCGACGTGGGCACCTACAGCGAGGACATGGACGTCATCGCGAGGGAGACCTCCTACGTGACCGGGCGCACCCCCGCGCACGGCGGCGCCGGCGACTCCTCGATCTGCACCGCCTTCGGCGTCTTCCAGGGCATGCGGGCCTCCGCCCGGCACGTCTACGGCTCCCCGACCCTGCGCGGCAGGCGCGTGGGCGTGGAAGGTGTCGGAAAGGTCGGGTACCGGCTGGTCGATCACCTCCTGGCGGACGGCGCCGAGGTCGTGATCTGCGACGTCAACGCCGAGGCCGTCGAGCGCGTGCTCCAGGCCCACCCGGGGGTGGAGGTCGTGGCGGACACCGCGGCGATGAAGCGGGCGGACATCGACGTGTACGCGCCGTGCGCGCTGGGCGGCGTGCTCGACGACGAGGCGGTCACGACGCTCCGCGCGAAGATCGTCTGCGGAGGGGCCAACAACCAACTCGCCCATCCCGGCGTGGAGAAGCAGCTCGACGAGCGGGGCATCCTTTACGCTCCGGACTACGTAGTCAACTCCGGGGGCGTGATCCAGGTGTCCGACGAGATCGAGGGCTTCAACATGGACCGCGCCAGGGCAAAGGCGACGCAGATCTTCGACACGACGCTGAAGATCTTCTCGATCGCCGAAGAGGAAGGTGTTCCACCAGCGGCGGCGGCCGATAGGCTGGCCGAGCGCAGAATGTCGGAAGTCGGTCGGCTTAGGGGTATTTGGCTGGGCCGCTGA
- the purM gene encoding phosphoribosylformylglycinamidine cyclo-ligase: protein MTGGNEASGASYAAAGVDIEAGDRAVALMKERVARSRRPEVVDDASGFAGLFDASAFLRYKRPLLATSTDGVGTKVMLAQAVGRHDTIGIDLVGMVVDDLVVCGAEPLFMTDYIACGKVVPERVAEIVGGVAEGCRLAGCALVGGETAEHPGAMGPDEYDLAGAGTGVVEASELLGPARVRAGDVVLGLASSGVHSNGYSLVRHVLRTAGLALDVSLPELGRRLGDELLEPTRIYSLDCLELTRRVEVHAFAHITGGGLAANLARSLPGTVDALLDRGSWTPPAIFEVIAGHGRVPAAEMDRTFNLGVGMCAIVAAEAADPALRLLRERGQDAWILGEIVPGSGQARFTS, encoded by the coding sequence GTGACCGGCGGGAACGAGGCCTCCGGGGCGAGCTATGCCGCGGCGGGCGTCGACATCGAGGCGGGTGACCGCGCGGTCGCGCTGATGAAGGAGCGCGTGGCGCGGTCGCGGCGGCCCGAGGTGGTGGACGACGCCAGCGGGTTCGCGGGGCTGTTCGACGCCTCGGCCTTCCTGCGGTACAAGCGGCCGCTGCTCGCGACCTCGACCGACGGGGTGGGCACCAAGGTCATGCTGGCCCAGGCCGTCGGCAGGCACGACACGATCGGCATCGACCTGGTCGGCATGGTGGTCGACGACCTGGTGGTCTGCGGGGCCGAGCCGCTGTTCATGACGGACTACATCGCCTGCGGCAAGGTGGTCCCCGAGCGCGTCGCCGAGATCGTCGGCGGGGTGGCGGAGGGCTGCCGGCTGGCGGGGTGCGCGCTGGTGGGCGGCGAGACCGCCGAGCATCCGGGCGCCATGGGTCCCGACGAGTACGACCTCGCGGGCGCGGGCACCGGGGTCGTCGAGGCCTCCGAGCTGCTCGGGCCGGCCCGGGTGCGCGCCGGCGACGTCGTGCTCGGCCTGGCCTCGTCCGGGGTCCACTCCAACGGCTACTCGCTGGTACGGCACGTGCTGCGCACGGCGGGCCTGGCGCTGGACGTCTCGCTTCCCGAGCTCGGCCGCCGTCTCGGCGACGAGCTGCTGGAGCCGACGCGCATCTACTCGCTCGACTGCCTGGAGCTGACCCGCCGCGTGGAGGTCCACGCGTTCGCCCACATCACCGGGGGCGGGCTCGCGGCGAACCTGGCGCGCTCGCTGCCGGGCACGGTGGACGCCCTGCTCGACCGGGGGTCGTGGACGCCGCCGGCGATCTTCGAGGTGATCGCCGGGCACGGGCGGGTGCCCGCCGCCGAGATGGACCGCACGTTCAACCTCGGCGTGGGCATGTGCGCGATCGTGGCCGCGGAGGCGGCCGATCCGGCGCTGCGGCTCCTGCGCGAGCGCGGGCAGGACGCCTGGATTCTGGGCGAGATCGTGCCGGGTTCAGGGCAGGCCCGATTCACGAGCTGA